The window TAATTGGAAAAATACAATTATGTAATTACAAAAGTTGAGGGTTTATAATATTAGCACAAACCAAAGAAGAAGCAAAAAGGGAAGCATTACGAGAAATTTCATATGTTATGAATACATAGCTTGCATATGAATGGTGTACAATCACAGAAGTGAGGGAGTTGCATACTTACCACATATCTTCTGGCCCTAGAGGCTCTTCCTTCAGAAATGCCTCAAGACATTTATACAGAGAGACAGATTCTTGTGGTCTTTTGGCAAAAAAACCAGATTTAAAAACTTCTGGCAGTGAGCTGAAAAGGCCTGTATTGTACTGTTCAAGAATTTTAGGTGACCAACTTACAAGTACATTTAACCGTCCAGAGATATCTGTGGACTGTAATGGCTCATTCATTACAATCTCGGAGCCTTTAAAGGTTGCCTTATCATCTGATAGGTAAAATTGAAATTCCATGTCTAAAGGTTCGGCAGTATCTTCTTCAGCAATGCTTTCTGGAACCCCGTTTACTATTGAGTTGCCAGGTTCCATGTCTGTGATGACTTCTGAATCTGTACATGCTTCAGTAGCACTTCTATCACAGTTAAGATTATCTGCTTGGGCTGTATTGTGGACTAAGAATGGTGTAAGTATCTGTAGATAAAGACTACGGATATCAGATCCTGTAAGAACTCTACTATGCGCGGCAAGCGGAATGCCAAATGTCTTCATGTTTGAGGTCAGCTTTCCGTATATATAATGCCTGCACATGCAGTCTTCATAAGATTGCTAGAATGGAAgaggaaatcaagaaggaaatgatattttgccaaaataaatatcAGCCATCTCATTTAATGAGTCAAGGACCACTATGAGAATCTTTCAATGGATCAAAAGTTAAACTAAACATAATCAGCAAACAAAACAGCATGAAATTCCATATCATATACAGCTTCAGCAGTAAGATGCATGGAAGAAGCAATAGTTTCATGATTGTCCAAATAATCTAGAAGGATCACACACATCATCTGAACTACATGTTGCTCGACGAACCATGCATAACAATGATTTGTAATGTATTCAAGTGAAGCGAATTGAGACTGAGGATGCTCAACAGTACTAAATAAACCACCTCACATTTTTACTTTATACAAGATAGAAGTATATGACAACTAACAGCCTACTCTATTAACTAACTGGAGTTGTGTCGATCATGAATTAATCACCCGATCTCCATAAAGCAAACTAATAGACTGAGATATTACTACATATGTCATCTGCGAAAATATTTTGTCAATTCTTTTAAGCAATGTAGTCATCAAGTACGCCCACATCCAAACCCTGCCATGATTAAGAGTGATGATGTGGAAGCACCACCCTTGGAGTACTTTTTCCCCCAACTTATTACTTATGAAACATAGCTGTGCATGCAAGACACATCTGAGTAATGGCTAGTAATGTTTGATGAACTTTAAAGCAAAAAAAGATAATGCCCAAATTATGAAGTCAAGACATACTCATCAATCTGTTGATGCGTAAACACAACCAAGGGGGCTTCTTCAGTACCCTTGTGCAACCGATAAGCAACAAGTCGGTCACCATCTCTTATTAAGGATAATGAATCGGCTGGCTCCTCAAGATAACGTATAATGCGGTTGTTGTATATCTGTAACATTAAATGGAGTAAGAGCtggaaatacaacaacaacaacccagcaaGAGCTGGAAATAAAATTTTGGAAATAGGAAAAAGGACTCTACTTGACTATCCAATACACAGTATGTAATAAGTTCTATTTAGGAAACAATAAAGCAACAACTTGAAATCCATAACCATTTCTCATCACTGGAAATTCTGCACTTTACCTCAGCCACCAAAAGGGTCTCATCAGCGTCCAAAGAGCATGCAGTGCTTAAAGCACGAATAAGATCTTCAAGTCTTCCATCCTTGGAAACAGTGATTGTAAAGGCAGATATCTGAATATCACTGCCATTTTTTATAACTGTGACAGTCATTGACCTCATAGATGTAGATGGAAGAGGCAGTGACAAATACATGAAAGGATCAAACATGATGGAGACCTTTTTGCAAACAGGACAGACCAATGTGGAACGATATTGACCCTGCAACAATCGAGATAAGCTCTGAGAAGCAAGACTAGAAAAGAAACTTGTATAAATGTGCAGAAAAAGGGAGTCAGATGAAGTAAACTTTTAAATCCTCCTAAAAGTCATAGACAAATCACGACCTGCTAGGAAACATGTACTATGTACATGGTTTCTAAAGTGAAATTTCAAAATTTACGACATCTAATGATAGACATGGCTAAGAGTCAACTTTATTAATGCAAAAAATTACagaataaaaaaactaaaaaaaatgacaaGCTATCATCAATTGGTGGTATTCGAAATTATCTTAGAATTGCAGAGCTTTATCTCACAGATGATTGGCCAAAGAGGAATTTAGAAATTACATACCGCCATAGACTACATAACACATAAAAAGACCAATTACTTCCAAACACACCTATAGAGTGCACAAATGTCAGAAACATTCACAATGTTCAAGGTTTTCacataattctttttcttttttgataaggTAGGTTCAAGTTTTTATATAATTAAACTTGTAAACTATGGAAgaacaaaaatttaactttcttaTGGAGATTAAAGGCTggaatattcttcttcttttaggAAATTTCAGTAAAACTCAAAAAGACATCAAAGATAAAATGCGGAGACCATATAGAGAAAACAGGGAGCACTACAAATAAAactaatttgttttaaaataaacctGAATCCAAAATTCAGCTCTTAGTTCAGGACTGCATTCTAGGAAAATAGTATGTCAGTTGTTAACAAATAGTACTCCCACTATTCCGAATTATTGAACCAAGTTGGTTATCGGATTGATTTGAAAGGGACGACTAATTCAATTTCCATTACTTATGGTAAGAGTTGAATTCAATTTCCATTACTTACAATTTCTTTTGAGTAAGGTAAGAAATCTTATTGATGAAAAAGGCAGAGAATCTAGACAAAAATATCTGAGAAATTTGAAGCAAGCTTTAGGAACACTGGTTAAACTTCCCCAAACAGTTGGGGTATAATTACTCTCTCATCCTAGAACAACTCTCGCAGCACAAATACAGTAGAGTTcagatatttttaaaaaatatgccACTTCATTCTTCTTGCTTTTTCAAGTCAATGTTGAAATGAGATCAATAATTCACATTTGCCTGTGAGAGACGAGAGACCACTGAGTGCCGGTGATATCAAATGTTTCCTACTTCTAGTGAGATACAAGAGACCATCGGATGTTACTCACCTGGCAAACGTCCACTATGATGGAATCATTACGAGCCAGATGATTATTCCAGTATTCATCAGCAATTTCTTCATCTGGACGATCATCTCCATCCTTAGCTTCAACATAAGGTTTATTCTTGACACGGTTCAAATCTTCGTGGAGTCCATCCAATAGAAAAGCTAGGAGCTCCTGCAGATATAAATAGGAGAATTAGATGTCAAAAGATGCCCACAAAATGAGAGGACAGAAAAGAGAGCGTTAATAAGTGACCTAAAACTGGGAAACTAAATCCAACAGGAAGGACTGAAAGGACCTGAGAATCATGCTGATTAAAGCCGCTGAATTGAGGAGCAAAATGAGCAAGCTTTAATTTGAATGTTCTAGGTGCCACAGGAGTCGCTCCAGGAGCCCATAATTTCTTCAAAAGGTCACCAAAAGCAGATGCAATTTCACCCTGAAAGAATTTAAAGAGAGGAACTTAGACAATAAAATATGTAAGGAGACAGATTAGAACACAATGTTTGATTGGGATGAGATGAGGTGGAAGGAGGAGGAAAAGTAAAAGAGGTAAAGTTTATTCCCCTTGTTTGGTACGAAACAAAAAGTGGAGATATTGAATACCCTCCGAGTCAATTTTCTCAACCCCTACTAAATTGAATGGAACGGATAAGCATATCGTTTTCTTTTGTCCGGGCTAACAAAACAATTGGAGGTAAATAAAGAATTCCTCACCTGGAGAGTAATCAAAtgaatttctctttttcttttacttttccaaCCACATATAATGTAGAATAGGTTAAGGGATGTCAACATTGACTTATTCAGAGAGAACTGAAGAAAACATCTAAAGCAGCACGTAATGATCTTGAAATATTCAAGATTGCTTACATTCATTCCCAAAGGGTTATCATGATTTATTTCTCTCTTGTAGTCCCCGAGAAAGTAATCAACAAGCTTTGGCGTATGTGCAAGGCACTGAAGAGCACTGTTCATGAAACAGGTGTTCCCTAGGTTTTGCAATCCAGTCAAGCCCAAGGTACCAGCTTCACATGGACCTCCAGAAAATGATGAAGAACTGCTCCTAGTGAGATTAGAGGTTATACCACTGCCAGTACCATTCATCAGAAAAGAAGAACCATTAGGGTATTGCATTGACATCTCATcttttttcactttatttttaACAGAATCTGATAACCCATAGACCTGCAACTCCAAGAGCATCTGCAAGCAAAAACATAAGAGGACAAAATAAGAAGTTTGTCCAAATCATTTCTTGCTTACAAGCGGTGCGAACCATTAAACACTAAATTCTAGAGTTAATTCAAGAGTCAGTAATAAGACTATAAGGCAACCCATAACCAGCAAAATGCCTTCAACAGTAAAGGTTTACCTTGCTCTCAGTTAAATGGTAACCCACAAGGAAAAAAGAAACATAAAACAGATAAAACTTTGGCATCTCTTTCAATTTGTTTCACAGATAAACAGCCtaagaaaatacaaaaacaatCAATGATGAACCACACCGGTAATAACTGCCACAAatggaaaaaaacaaaaaacaaaacagtTGCTCTTTTTGTAATCTTAGATCCAGCTGAAAAACAGCATAACTAAGCTGAATTTACCCGCCTGTTCTCCAAGACGAATGGGTGTATAAGCTGGTCGTTAGACATGACAGTCCCgtttattatgtgtttctttTGTCCCAGGGTAATAAAAGAGCTAAAGTTTCTTAGAGTGTACATCATTGAAAGTACAAGGAAAGAGCACATCTACTGCTTATAAATGAATAACTCCAGAACGAACCCTAAAATGAAAGAGAGTCGCATAAAACTGAATTTTGGTGGGCTTAGCATTGTCCATGCTCAAGAAAAAACAACACTTATATAGAAAATGGAGAAAAATCATTGTCTCACTTCATTCCTAGATGAAGTGTTAAGTAAGCATATTCATCACCTCAATCATTATATATCTTTTTACGACACAAACACTAGATAAAGAAATGGAAAAATCTGCTAAAAACACTTAATTAGAAAACAATTAGAAAAAAGCATAACTAAATTATTTCCTTAGTAAAGACAGGAAAAATAGTGAATGCCGCAGAAGCATTGGTCGACTTGTTTATTGGTTAGTCATGAAGTATGACACAGTTGAAAGTACATACATCTTGCTCTGACTGTTTCTGAGAGTCTTTGAGGATCTTATTGTTTTCATCTGAAAAAAACAATGCCGTCTGCCCAGATAAATCCCAAATCCGTAACTGCAGAGAACCAAAATACCATTAATCTCCTGAAAGAGATACCATTGCAATTGATTAACAACAGTATTGAAACTTACGGGTTCTGTATCGACACTAAAAATTCTGCAGGCTCTTTTAAAGCATTCAACTGTATTGTCCTGAATCAAATGTGAGAAGACAAATGTAAAACTAGACTCTAAAGGAAATAAAGCAGCTTAACTGACTCCAAAGCATCGGTGAGgatagttaaaaaaaaaaaaagaacatcgGTGAGGATATTAttgcaagaaaaaaaaaaagaaacgttGTCCACCGCAATATTGCAAATGTTTAACATGCAACAGTTACAAAATACAAACAACATTTTGGAAACTACATTTTTATGTACACAAGCTGAGGCAGTAAACGGACAAGTCAGCAATAACATTGTTAAGAAAAAAAGAGCTCAAATTAACATCAACTTTCgggtaaataataaatatgaagtAGCATTGAAGGATCATGTATACACAACGAAATATGTAGTAACTCTAAGAGAACTTTGTTCGAATGAGCATCAttcttttggcttattttcacaAGTGATCAAATTATTTCCTATTAGCTTTATGAAAATTAGAACTCTAGCTATTTTACTTCTTCAGACCAGGGTTTGCATGTAACCGCTTGGTACCATTTCCTCTTAGCATTTGGCAGTCAAGAAAGAGAATTTCTCAAAAATAGATAAAGATGGAGGAAGTCAGGGCATCCTTGAGTATATAAAAAAAAGCTAGAACTAATTTCATATCTGATCTAATAAAAAACTAACTTCATCTCCGATGTCTTTCGGCAAGTAAAGACCTCAAATGATATATAGTTCTTCCAAGCTATTAGAGGCAGAATAAATGATTCTGCTAAAACTTTAGATATAAGACAACTTGTTAGttttaaattaaaagaataaaaCTGTCACATAGTCTACTATGTTATCTCAAAACTAAGTGATTCCCAATTACATAGTTTCTTTCTGCTCCACAAACAGGGGAGGGGTGTCTGGATGAAAATACCGCTTATATTGTTTATTCCTGTCAATACAATTTAACTCTAGATTAATTTACTTTGCTAGAAAGACAATCTAGAGAAAGGAAGCGCTCTTTCTACTATCATTTTCAAAAGACTCGCTTCTCTAGAACTCACTGTGGTCAAAAATTGCTGATGAGCAATTCTGTAATTGGGAAATAGAAGTATTAAATGCTTCAAGTGAATTACATAAATATCAATAGGATTGATATCCTTGTCAACAAATTCATGTAAAGCCAAAAATTACCATGCAAAATTTATCCCACTTTGTCAGCAAAAAGATACGTATCCAGCTAACATACTTGTCCTCTTTTTGCACAACCCAGAACCATAAAAAGCTCTTACTGTTAATATttaaatatcaaacaaaaatggaAGCACTTAACAGCTATGCCCATTCCGAGTAATTAATATGAGGATGAGAATAGAGGGCTTCATGCATAACCCTTGTTCttaaagttgatattttggacTTGTCCATCTTAGATCCTTCAGTTTCAACAATaaacagcaacaacaaaagtGAAGGATGAAAGATGGCAAAGCAGCTGATGAAAAAGAAAGTCAGCTTCACAAATTGTGGCAAGGTCTGTACCAAAAAGATCACATGTGATTATGCACTCTATGGATATTATGACAGTACAAATCTCATGGGAATTGTAGATGAAACTAGAAATTCCAAAGTTATTATTAACCTTTTTGCTTATCCTGACTCCCAAGGAACTGGTTTCCCGCAAAACAGAAAGCCTCAGCTGTAAAGGATAGACATCTGCAATATCCTCATCTGTAGCTGAAAAGCTTTTTCCATTCTTAGCCGCAGCTTTAGAGTTACTGTGCCTGGATGGAAAGGAGCAATTCCAATCAAACTAATCAGAACTCTATAATCAAAAGATCAACTTTTACATAGTGCCAGATGTATGAAATTAACGTGCTAAATAACATGTTACTAGGATCAAAAGACAAATTCCCTTTCTTAGATGTGCAAAAACACCAAAAAGGAAAGTGAAATAATCAGTTATAAGTTAACACCAATCCCCACCccccacacacacaaaaaaaatatatgaaagagacaaagaaaataaggaagcgaATTAATAGATTGAGCTTAGCACTTTAAAGCTGAAAGAATAAACAGTGGTCTTTTTAGAATGAAATCTCAAAATGCTTTAAAAAACGAGCTTCCATATGCATTCACAAGGCATTTAACAATATATATTTATAACTGGGAATTGCCATCGGACTAGCAACAACAATGAAGCCTCGAAAGGCTTGAGGCCTCTTTCATGTGAAATGAAAATGTGAATGGTCTGAAAAGCAGAAGAAACCAAACAACAAATTGCAAGTGGTTGTTGTAACCAGAAGTGAAAAATCAATGTTTTATTTGAAGTCGAGAAAAACACATATGCAAATGGTATCCTCAGAATGCTCAACAACTATGGCGTAAATCTCCGTCAGAAGAGGCTTTATCTAACACACTTCAAGGAATACAAATTGGAAACTGCTCTAAAATACTGACCATTTGAGTGCCTGCAGCCAAATGTCGCCAGGGACCAAAGCATAGTCCCGACCAGATACCCCAACTTCACCATTCTCCTGACTCTGTGATAAAGATTCCTCCTCTCTCCTCAAGTTAAATGCGACGTCTGGGCTAAATATGTTGTTAATGATTTTCATTGGCCCTCCATAAGATGGAGCTGGTGCCGCTGCGTACAAAGTCACTGACTTCCCATCTGATGGTGATGACTCCTGTGCTTCTTTCCACCACCTAGAACACAAACACGCTTTCTTATATAGTACTCTAAACATATACGTGTCTGTGGCACCTGTAATATATGTGTGTGCAACACTTTAACCCTCTACTCGGGAAAACACAGACAAAAAATTCTTACCTAGAGAAGATGCTGCAAAGGGTAACTTTTAACTTCTTTCAATTAACATTTCCATGCTATTTACCCCGTCCTTCCCGCTCAAACATTCTCTCTCTTCTTAACAACCACTAGCAAGTGGAAAGCATCATTTGTGTCATTTTTACCACTCTCCCCTACCACCGCACTAGCCCGCGGAGCACTTCTCCACAGATATGCACTTTTTATAATAATTGCGAGAAACAATATTTGAACTGACAACATAATGCATAATCAATTGATATTTTATCGAGATGGAacattttttaaacaaaaaatttgATAACCGTGGTGTCCGACCAGCTTGTGTGCACCTCTATTAAGGTTGACAAATTGTAGATGGAACAATTTGTCAGCTTCTTCTAAGGTTTACTAAGTTATTAAACAGGTCCCTATAACCACCACTTTCAGATCTTGCCGGCACTTTGCTATACTACTTCTCCATTGTTAACAACTGATAGCTAGGtgtcttttacttttatttagtTGGCAAAACTATCTATTGTAACTTACCCTGTTAACTTTCTGGACTTTATCAGCTCCTTAGCAATCTAGACCAATGTAATTGAAGCTGATACTCTCTGGCCTAATCTTTCGTAATACTTGCATCTTCTTGATGACATTGGTGAAACtatttacttcatcaaaaaaacaCAACTGAAAATCCAAGGCCGATACTTTCTTATGCTTAAGCTCACAAAACAAAAATATACAACCCACAACATGATTTGATCCACCGGTTAACAGATAACAAAAACCAACAACATTGATTAAAAACCAACACTAGTTCAATGTACAAAAGCTAATACAATTACCAATCCAAATGGcaactaataaaaaaaataaaaaaactcacAACACGATTTGATCCAGATAATAAGACTTGATTAAAAAAACTACAACATTCCAATGTAGGGAAGCTAATACAATTACCAATCTAAATGACAAGtaatacaaataaaaatataagtaatttaaacaaaaagaaaaaagaaaaaaaaaactagaacttGTTTCGACTTTCTCGTTATCTCATGGGTTCAGATTCGGGTTTAGCTGAATTGGATCAAACCAAATCATAAAATCAATTGGGAAAGCAAAATCCGAGAATtcaattctttatttttatttatttttacttttatgttgATATACATAAACAAACAGTTGCATGAGGAATGGGTCAAAACGGGGAAGTGAGATTTTACCTGTAAGGAACTAAATAAACACGTTGGTCATCGTTTACAGGAGATTCGGGCTGCTGTTGAGGAGAATCCGAGGAATCCTCCGATGGGTTATCCATTTGGACTTgtagagagagagaaaaggttttatagagagagaaagaaacgGAGTTTTCAGAAATGGCGGAAGAGATTTGCAGCAGAAAAAATGCACATCACTTTTTGGGTGGAAATATAGAGGAATGAGGAAATGGCGGATTTTGCAGAGAAACAAGTGGAGCTTGGATTCAGGGAAAGAGAATATTTATGAAATTATACAGTAAGTAATTAAATGCTtatatatttacttatattgATATACTTAAATCTAATATATATTTGTTAAATTAGTTTTTTTGAATAATACAGTAAGTAATTAAATGCTTATATATTTTCTATTTCTTactgttattattaattatattaaaATACTGAAATCTAATATGAATTTGTTAAGTTAGTTTTCTTGAATAATATAGTAAGTAATTAAATGCTTATATATTTTCTATTTCTTActgttattaattaaattaatactTAAATCTAACATGAATTTATTAAATTAGTTTTCTTGAATAATACAGTAAGTAATTAAATGCTTATATATTTTCTATTTCTTACTGTTATTACTTATATTAATACACTTCATCTAATATAGATTtgtaaaattacttttttttaataatacagTAAGTAATTAAATGCTTATATATTTTCAATTTCTTACTATTActaattaattaatacttaaaTCTAATATGGGTTTGTTAAATTAGTTTTCTTGAATAATACAGTAAGTAATTAAACGCTtgtatattttctaatttttactgTTATTATATATTCTCTATTTATTATAGTAAGTAATCTAATGTAATTTTGTAAAAAGTagttttttcttctaaaattaattaagagAGATGGAGAGAAGTAGAGGAGGAAAAGTAATCTAAAAGACAGATCAGATGGATCTTGACTGTGCTCCTTATCTTACTACAGCTAATTCTCTATGTCCTTTATGTTTTTCCCCCTTAATTTATGATAATATAATATTACATAAAAACAAGAAGGGAATTTTGTGTTTGATGCAAATGAAGTTGGGAAtgtaattaatgaaaaatattgtGGACATTTAGTGATGCTTTTGAGGTGCTTCCTCGTATATAATTAAAAGAaccactttaattatatttgattCAAGACATTAAAGAGTCTAGCGGTAAATTTCGACGTCAAATATTCGTCTCAATAATAAATTTAGTTGGGTCTTATTCTTGCGTCCTTGTAGTCTAATTGTTCTTACCGAACTAGCAAATTTAAAGTCTTTCATCTATGGTTAGGCCTCTTTCTTTATTGCCTCTTTATTTTATAAGGATAAAAAAATTTCGCTGTATACTTTTATTCCTCTTTTAGTAGCTAGTATCTCAACAACAACTATATTTTAGATgtcaaaaatttatattttccatCAACGATAAATTTCTTTACAATATTGTACTAAGAGAAATATTGATCTAAGAGAGACATTTATGAAAGTTTAGTAATACGTTAATCAACAAATAAAGTTTTATTATGTGATATCTCTCAAATTAGCACCCGTGTCAACGTATAATAAAGCTCAATTGTAAAGAGATTTAAAAACAAGAGATACTCAATTCTTTATTACCAGTTTCATATTAAAACAAGAATGTTATAAATAATATTAAGAGTGAATGTCCATGTATTATGAAATTACTCGGGAGCAAATTAATTAGTCATAAACTAGTCTAGTTACTTGGCTAATTGGTCATCAAGATTTGTTACTTGGCCACCAAACAACTTTCTTATAAATAAGAGACTTCTCTGCTTATTTGTAGATATCATCAAGAAAAGATCTAGTATTATCTCTATCTAAATTCTTCttaatttactttattttatattatttcataACACGGTATACGCACGAAACTCTGATAAATTGAAATTGTCTACTTCAATCTATTTTCTTGAGTGTGGATGTATTTTTACTCGTCCGTTCTTGTTCGTTTCTTTTGGCTTTCGTTTTATATACTCATATATTTGCTTCACTTTTGAGTTATGAGTATGCAGATATATTGAAGAATGCCTTGAGGCTGTGATTTAATATTGAAGTCTCACCCCAAATCTTAACCTTGGTTGTCCCTGACTAGAACATGATGAAAAATATACATGCCCTGGCCACGGAGACATGTGACAAAATAACATAAAGTTGATATAAACAGAGGTGGTTGAAGTATGATttatcttttcttctctttactgTTTCACGTAATATCCTAATGCTAATgcaatttaattatattttattaatatgtataatttattttatagtaTATTAAAATATATACTCCTGCTCTAGTACAGTTTGCAAGAAATTATAATCACACGAAGTGGTAAAATTTTTAGGTCTTGTTATGACCAGATTCATGTATGATTATGATCACCAATAGTGGAAACCCGTCCTATAAATCTAAAATAAGACATGATGTTACTGTGGAGGTATGAATTGATGTGGACGTGGTAAtggacgaaattataatcgtcatcattatgGTAACGAGAACAATAAtggttctcaaaataatccttcactttgtgaaagtaatatttttCATTGATTTGGCATGAGATTTTATAAAGTACGTATAGATTATTATGTTCCTTTCCTGAAGTAAATGTGGAAGCAATGTGataattattatgaatacatattcattcttggaagaatatgaacgtgctagtggtagtgaatatatcACACTCACATCTAGAAATAGttttgagatgaaataagaaaataatgtcattattttggcatgaatggtcattggtcacgtacctacgccaaaatattttggccaTGTGATTATGAAAGGACAACAGTAATGCAAGAAacagatcttgcatataattttgaccatgaccataatggtataactttctctttaaaagagatattcactatatggatgttgatgaatatgcggtagtacaaaattaattgagagctctgaaAGAGCCAATTATCACTATTTTGGaggaataaaattgattatcaaaAAGGCATtatgttgtagtaagtctcaaagaacttattgagtttctaaagtattcgcgaaagtggttggttatattgagactataaataacgAGAAGatttaatatatttatattactacaactgtagcggggtaatatgtatATGAGAATTACCCGCTTTATTGCCtgatttgtactacacaaataaaaaatATGGTGAAATTACATGAAACAATAAACTTGATGTTTATGGATATAAAAACTCATGTCATAGTAAACTTGGTAAATTGGGAGTTTATTAATAATAGCACATGTCATgatgtaaacctgaagtttactgaTACAGACAGTTTTATCACGCATAACCTATTGAGCAATCTtgatttaagtat is drawn from Nicotiana tabacum cultivar K326 chromosome 22, ASM71507v2, whole genome shotgun sequence and contains these coding sequences:
- the LOC107783813 gene encoding ubiquitin carboxyl-terminal hydrolase 8, yielding MDNPSEDSSDSPQQQPESPVNDDQRVYLVPYRWWKEAQESSPSDGKSVTLYAAAPAPSYGGPMKIINNIFSPDVAFNLRREEESLSQSQENGEVGVSGRDYALVPGDIWLQALKWHSNSKAAAKNGKSFSATDEDIADVYPLQLRLSVLRETSSLGVRISKKDNTVECFKRACRIFSVDTEPLRIWDLSGQTALFFSDENNKILKDSQKQSEQDMLLELQVYGLSDSVKNKVKKDEMSMQYPNGSSFLMNGTGSGITSNLTRSSSSSFSGGPCEAGTLGLTGLQNLGNTCFMNSALQCLAHTPKLVDYFLGDYKREINHDNPLGMNGEIASAFGDLLKKLWAPGATPVAPRTFKLKLAHFAPQFSGFNQHDSQELLAFLLDGLHEDLNRVKNKPYVEAKDGDDRPDEEIADEYWNNHLARNDSIIVDVCQGQYRSTLVCPVCKKVSIMFDPFMYLSLPLPSTSMRSMTVTVIKNGSDIQISAFTITVSKDGRLEDLIRALSTACSLDADETLLVAEIYNNRIIRYLEEPADSLSLIRDGDRLVAYRLHKGTEEAPLVVFTHQQIDEHYIYGKLTSNMKTFGIPLAAHSRVLTGSDIRSLYLQILTPFLVHNTAQADNLNCDRSATEACTDSEVITDMEPGNSIVNGVPESIAEEDTAEPLDMEFQFYLSDDKATFKGSEIVMNEPLQSTDISGRLNVLVSWSPKILEQYNTGLFSSLPEVFKSGFFAKRPQESVSLYKCLEAFLKEEPLGPEDMWYCPACKQHRQATKKLDLWRLPEILVIHLKRFSYNRFLKNKLETYVDFPTHDLDLSSYLAYKDGKSSYRYMLYAISNHYGSMGGGHYTAFVHQGADRWYDFDDSHVYSISQDKLKTSAAYVLFYRRVEEI